One segment of Brassica napus cultivar Da-Ae chromosome C3, Da-Ae, whole genome shotgun sequence DNA contains the following:
- the LOC106394655 gene encoding uncharacterized protein LOC106394655 has translation MAVTKEGGPTHFYEEIEPFCRWRRTEDVDIVELHLPSGLKKEHLKIQISNTGILTITGSCPVDKTKSIKFRKETKVEKSCNRNEIRAKFSKGVLYVTMPKTSPTAVAPYLGSQGNTSGTRVSKSDADGSNIAKCGRESHSKFSSLREKLWRKPIIEGVAALVVVVVAVVGAVKAYQCVIASPV, from the exons ATGGCAGTAACTAAGGAAGGTGGACCGACGcacttttacgaggaaatcgaACCCTTTTGTCGATGGAGGAGAACGGAAGACGTCGACATAGTTGAGCTACATCTTCCTTCAG GTTTGAAGAAAGAGCatcttaaaatacaaattagCAACACCGGTATACTAACAATAACAGGAAGCTGTCCTGTGGACAAAACCAAATCAATCAAGTTTAGGAAAGAAACGAAAGTTGAAAAGAGTTGTAACAGAAATGAGATTCGTGCAAAGTTCTCGAAGGGAGTTTTATACGTGACAATGCCAAAGACAAGCCCCACAGCAGTGGCTCCTTATCTTGGTTCTCAGGGAAACACATCAGGAACTCGAGTCAGTAAATCGGATGCTGATGGGAGTAATATAGCTAAGTGTGGACGTGAATCTCATAGTAAGTTTAGCTCATTGAGGGAAAAACTATGGAGGAAGCCAATCATTGAGGGTGTGGCAGCCCTGGTGGTTGTGGTTGTTGCTGTTGTAGGAGCGGTTAAAGCCTACCAATGTGTTATTGCATCACCCGTTTGA
- the LOC106390846 gene encoding putative cell division cycle ATPase produces the protein MEQKSVLLSALGVGVGLGIGLASGQSLGTWANGSGSVEDDLTGEQIEQELVRQIIDGRESTVTFDEFPYFLSERTRVLLTSSAYVHLKESDISKHTRNLAPASKAILLSGPAEFYQQMLAKALSHYCESKLLLLDITDFSIKMQSKYGCTKKEPFHKRSISELTLDKVSSLMGSFSMLSQREVDPRGTLRRHTSGNDLKSRSIETSNRPPKHKRNASAAPDISSISSVSGCNKRNTNLCFDEKLFLQSLYKVLVSVSATTPLIVYLRDVEKLLESERFYKLFQRLLNKLSGPVLILGSRVLEPEDDYQEVSERTSSLFPYNIEIKPPEDESQLMSWKSRLEDDMKMIQFQDNKNHIAEVLAANDIECDDLASICHADTMCLSNHIDEVVVSAITYHLIHTKEPEYRNGKLVISSKSLSHGLSIFQEGGSRSFELDTNTDSKRKGGEVCSKSESKPESSGPEHKNELEKSLPSNKNDNPSPPKAPEVVPDNEFEKRIRPEVIPANEIGVTFADIGSLDETKDSLQELVMLPLRRPDLFKGGLLKPCRGILLFGPPGTGKTMLAKAIANEAGASFINVSMSTITSKWFGEDEKNVRALFTLAAKVSPTIIFVDEVDSMLGQRTRVGEHEAMRKIKNEFMTHWDGLMTKPGERILVLAATNRPFDLDEAIIRRFERRIMVGLPSIESREKILRTLLSKEKTDELDFHELGQMTEGYSGSDLKNLCITAAYRPVRELIQQERLKDQERKKREEAGKGTEETKEEEEEEEASEEREIVLRPLNMEDMRKAKNQVGASFASEGSGMNELKQWNDLYGEGGSRKREQLTYFL, from the exons ATGGAGCAGAAGAGCGTGTTGCTGTCAGCTTTAGGAGTTGGTGTTGGTTTAGGGATTGGGTTGGCATCGGGTCAGAGTTTGGGTACATGGGCAAACGGGTCGGGTTCTGTAGAAGATGATCTCACAGGAGAACAGATTGAGCAAGAGCTGGTGAGACAAATTATTGATGGAAGAGAGAGTACTGTCACCTTCGATGAGTTTCCGTATTTCTTAAG TGAGAGGACTAGAGTGTTACTGACAAGTTCAGCTTACGTTCATCTAAAAGAGTCTGATATATCGAAGCATACTCGGAATCTTGCACCTGCAAGTAAAGCCATTCTACTCTCTGGTCCTGCGGAGTTCTATCAGCAAATGCTTGCAAAAGCTTTGTCTCATTACTGTGAATCCAAGCTATTGCTGTTAGATATAACTGATTTCTCTATTAAG ATGCAAAGCAAATATGGATGCACCAAGAAGGAACCT TTTCACAAGAGGTCTATATCTGAGTTAACATTAGACAAAGTGTCTAGTTTAATGGGTTCCTTCTCGATGCTCTCTCAACGCGAAGTTGATCCAAGAG GGACATTGCGTCGACACACCAGTGGAAATGATCTTAAATCAAG GAGTATAGAGACTTCAAACCGTCCTCCAAAGCACAAGAGAAATGCTTCTGCTGCTCCTGATATCAGTAGCATATCCTCTGTTTCAG GTTGTAACAAACGCAACACAAATCTATGTTTCGACGAGAAACTTTTCCTGCAATCACTTTACAAG GTTTTGGTCTCTGTATCAGCAACAACTCCGCTAATAGTATACCTCAGGGACGTTGAGAAGCTTCTTGAGTCAGAAAGATTCTACAAGCTGTTCCAAAGACTCTTGAACAAGCTCTCTGGTCCAGTCTTGATTCTTGGGTCAAGAGTATTAGAACCAGAAGATGATTACCAAGAAGTAAGCGAAAGGACATCCTCTCTTTTCCCTTACAACATTGAGATCAAACCACCGGAGGATGAGTCTCAGCTCATGAGCTGGAAAAGTCGTTTAGAAGATGACATGAAGATGATTCAGTTTCAAGACAACAAGAACCACATCGCGGAGGTTCTTGCTGCTAATGACATTGAATGCGATGACTTAGCTTCCATATGCCATGCGGATACAATGTGTTTGAGTAACCATATTGATGAAGTTGTGGTTTCTGCGATCACTTATCATTTGATACACACCAAAGAGCCTGAATACAGAAACGGAAAGCTTGTTATATCTTCCAAAAG TTTGTCTCATGGACTAAGTATATTCCAAGAAGGTGGAAGCAGATCATTTGAGCTAGACACAAACACTGACTCTAAGCGTAAAGGAGGAGAAGTGTGTTCAAAGAGTGAGTCCAAACCTGAATCATCTGGTCCTGAACACAAAAACGAGTTGGAGAAATCACTTCCTTCAAACAAGAATGATAATCCATCACCTCCCAAAGCGCCTGAGGTTGTTCCTGACAATGAGTTCGAGAAGCGGATAAGACCAGAGGTTATACCAGCAAATGAGATTGGCGTGACATTTGCAGATATTGGTTCGTTAGACGAAACAAAAGATTCACTTCAAGAGCTTGTAATGCTTCCACTTAGAAGACCTGATCTCTTCAAAGGCGGTCTTCTCAAGCCATGCAGAGGGATCCTTCTGTTTGGTCCTCCTGGTACTGGCAAAACTATGCTTGCAAAGGCCATTGCAAATGAAGCTGGAGCTAGTTTCATCAATGTCTCAATGTCTACAATCACTTCTAAATGGTTTGGAGAAGATGAGAAGAACGTTAGAGCTTTGTTTACTTTAGCAGCTAAAGTATCACCAACGATTATATTTGTGGATGAAGTTGATAGTATGTTGGGGCAAAGGACAAGAGTTGGAGAGCATGAAGCTATGAGGAAGATCAAGAATGAGTTTATGACGCATTGGGATGGGCTTATGACCAAACCTGGTGAAAGGATTCTGGTTCTTGCAGCTACGAACAGACCCTTTGATCTTGATGAAGCTATCATTAGGAGGTTTGAGAGGAG AATAATGGTGGGACTTCCTTCTATTGAGAGCAGAGAGAAGATTTTGAGAACTTTATTGTCTAAGGAGAAGACAGATGAACTTGATTTTCATGAGCTTGGACAGATGACAGAAGGTTACAGTGGAAGTGATCTAAAG AACTTATGCATCACAGCTGCATACAGACCGGTTAGAGAGCTAATTCAACAAGAGAGATTGAAAGATCAG GAGAGGAAAAAGAGGGAAGAAGCAGGAAAAGGCAcggaagaaacaaaagaagaagaagaagaagaagaagcttcagaggagagagagattgttttgaGACCTTTGAACATGGAAGACATGAGAAAAGCTAAAAACCAG GTAGGGGCGAGTTTTGCATCAGAAGGATCTGGAATGAATGAGCTGAAACAATGGAATGATTTGTATGGAGAAGGAGGCTCAAGGAAAAGGGAACAGCTCACTTATTTCCTCTGA